The sequence GCCCCTCCGGCGTGACGACCGGATCGACCGACGCCGTCTCGCTCTGCTGCGTCGAGGGCTCGGGCGGCGGCGCCGGGTCTTGGCACCCGACGACAAAAAGGATTCCCAGGCAAATGAGCCTCATGCGGCCACCCTCGGCCGGAGGAACCCGAGGTGGTGTCCGGCGTGGCTCAGGTGGACGCGGTGCCACATCTCCGGCGACAGCCTGCCGAACAACGCGCTCTTGGCAAACGGCCCACCTGCCGCCAGCCGCTCGTCGAATCGCCGGCAGCTCTCCGCGTAGGCCTCGACGGCCTTGGCGTCGTCGACGGCGTCGACGGGCTTGAGCTTCGGAGCCGTCGGCAGGCCGGCGGGCATGGGCTTGCTCATCGTCTTGTCGTTGATGAACAGTCGCCGCAATCCTGCCGAGATCGGCCAAGGCACCTTGAGCATCGGGAAGCCGTCGAGCGAGAAGTCAGTGAACGTCGCCATGTGCCAGCAGTTCTGCCCAAGCGACCAATTGCCCGTGGGCTCGTAGCCGTTGGCCAGAAGCGACCGCGC is a genomic window of Planctomycetota bacterium containing:
- a CDS encoding DUF1569 domain-containing protein; protein product: MSDSTPTLQFETLDQAVEHARSLLANGYEPTGNWSLGQNCWHMATFTDFSLDGFPMLKVPWPISAGLRRLFINDKTMSKPMPAGLPTAPKLKPVDAVDDAKAVEAYAESCRRFDERLAAGGPFAKSALFGRLSPEMWHRVHLSHAGHHLGFLRPRVAA